The following coding sequences lie in one Azospirillum humicireducens genomic window:
- a CDS encoding DUF3309 family protein has translation MLGTILLIILILLLLGAVPAWPHSRGWGYGPSGILGVLLIVLIVLLLMGRI, from the coding sequence ATGCTCGGCACGATTCTGCTCATCATCCTGATTCTGTTGCTTCTCGGTGCCGTCCCGGCCTGGCCGCACAGCCGCGGCTGGGGTTATGGTCCCAGCGGCATCCTCGGCGTGCTGCTGATCGTCCTGATCGTTCTGCTGCTGATGGGCCGGATCTGA
- the tgt gene encoding tRNA guanosine(34) transglycosylase Tgt, with the protein MTGIGFDLLATDGRARRGRVTTAHGTIETPAFMPVGTAATVKAMTTDAVASTGAEILLGNTYHLMLRPTAERVAQLGGLHRFMNWDKPILTDSGGFQVMSLSDLRTMSEEGVTFKSHLDGSRHHLTPERSIQIQHMLDSNITMCLDECTPFPATEAQAESSMRLSMRWARRSKDAFVERPGYGLFGIVQGGIYPEQRAESVAALTDIGFDGYAIGGLAVGEGQETMFRVLDFTEPLMVKDRPRYLMGVGRPSDLIGAVRRGVDMFDCVMPTRSGRTGQAFVRRGTINIRNARHAHDERPLDSECGCPACRSYSRGYLHHLFKADEMLGPMLLTWHNLHYYQDLMRTMRQAIADGNFEEVAGAMEARLNEGDIEATVDPIAKPGKPPKQGRPPKKDRVAEDKTDD; encoded by the coding sequence ATGACCGGCATCGGCTTTGACCTTCTGGCGACCGACGGGCGGGCGCGGCGCGGCCGCGTGACCACCGCCCACGGCACCATCGAGACGCCGGCCTTCATGCCGGTCGGCACCGCGGCGACGGTGAAGGCGATGACCACCGACGCGGTGGCCTCGACCGGTGCGGAGATCCTGCTGGGCAACACCTACCACCTGATGCTGCGCCCGACGGCGGAGCGGGTGGCCCAGTTGGGCGGGCTCCACCGCTTCATGAACTGGGACAAGCCGATCCTGACCGACAGCGGCGGATTCCAGGTGATGAGCCTGTCCGACCTGCGCACCATGTCGGAGGAAGGCGTCACCTTCAAATCGCACCTGGACGGCAGCCGGCACCACCTGACGCCGGAACGCTCGATCCAGATCCAGCACATGCTGGACAGCAACATCACCATGTGCCTGGACGAGTGCACGCCCTTCCCGGCGACCGAGGCGCAGGCGGAATCCTCCATGCGCCTGTCGATGCGCTGGGCCCGGCGCAGCAAGGACGCCTTCGTCGAGCGGCCCGGCTACGGCCTGTTCGGCATCGTCCAGGGCGGCATCTATCCGGAACAGCGGGCGGAGAGCGTCGCCGCCCTGACCGACATCGGCTTCGACGGCTACGCCATCGGCGGGCTGGCGGTCGGCGAGGGTCAGGAAACCATGTTCCGCGTGCTGGACTTCACCGAGCCGCTGATGGTCAAGGACCGCCCGCGCTACCTGATGGGCGTCGGCCGGCCGAGCGACCTGATCGGCGCGGTGCGGCGCGGCGTCGACATGTTCGACTGCGTGATGCCGACCCGCTCGGGCCGCACCGGACAGGCCTTCGTCCGCCGCGGCACCATCAACATCCGCAACGCCCGCCATGCCCATGACGAGCGCCCGCTCGATTCCGAATGCGGCTGCCCCGCTTGCCGCAGCTACAGCCGGGGCTATCTGCATCATCTGTTCAAGGCGGACGAGATGCTGGGGCCGATGCTGTTGACCTGGCACAATCTGCATTACTACCAGGACCTGATGCGAACGATGCGGCAGGCCATCGCCGACGGCAATTTCGAGGAGGTGGCCGGCGCGATGGAGGCCCGCCTGAACGAGGGCGACATCGAAGCGACCGTGGACCCCATTGCCAAGCCCGGCAAACCGCCGAAGCAGGGCCGCCCGCCGAAGAAGGACCGGGTGGCGGAGGACAAGACCGATGACTGA
- the queF gene encoding preQ(1) synthase produces MTENIYAGLTQLGGSTVQPKTPEEAVLERVPNPNPGDPYCVRFTAPEFTSLCPITGQPDFAHLVIDYVPGDWLVESKSLKLFLTSFRNHGAFHEACTVGIGKRLVDELSPVWLRIGGYWYPRGGIPIDVFFQTGEPPKGVWIPSQDVPTYRGRG; encoded by the coding sequence ATGACTGAAAACATCTATGCCGGCCTGACCCAGCTCGGCGGCTCCACCGTCCAGCCCAAGACTCCGGAAGAAGCGGTGCTGGAGCGGGTGCCGAACCCGAACCCCGGCGATCCCTACTGCGTGCGCTTCACCGCGCCGGAATTCACCTCGCTCTGCCCGATCACCGGCCAGCCGGACTTCGCCCATCTGGTCATCGACTATGTGCCGGGCGACTGGCTGGTCGAATCGAAGTCGCTGAAGCTGTTCCTGACCAGCTTCCGCAACCACGGCGCCTTCCACGAGGCCTGCACCGTCGGCATCGGCAAGCGGCTGGTGGACGAGTTGTCGCCGGTCTGGCTGCGCATCGGCGGCTATTGGTATCCGCGCGGCGGCATCCCCATCGACGTCTTCTTCCAGACCGGAGAGCCGCCGAAGGGCGTCTGGATTCCGTCGCAGGACGTTCCGACCTACCGTGGCCGCGGCTAA
- the queA gene encoding tRNA preQ1(34) S-adenosylmethionine ribosyltransferase-isomerase QueA — MKTADFDFDLPPDRIAEHPVRPRDAARLLEVGSTLRDLIVRDLPALLQPGDLMVVNDTRVIPARLDGRRGEVAVEITLHKRLGEREWATFSKPGKRLKPGDTIDIADGFSAEVIAKDGMEVRLRFSASGAELMEALHRHGRMPLPPYIRRKADEGDNADYQTVFAAREGAVAAPTAGLHFTPDLLAALDARGVRRVPVTLHVGAGTFLPVKVDDIADHKMHSEWGEICPETAAAVNETRKAGGRIVSVGTTALRILETAGQPDGTLVPFSGDTDIFITPGYRFRIVDLLWTNFHLPKSTLFMLVCAFAGYDRMRAAYGHAIDRNYRFFSYGDASLLHRTDPS, encoded by the coding sequence ATGAAGACCGCCGATTTCGACTTCGACCTGCCGCCCGACCGGATCGCCGAGCATCCCGTCCGGCCGCGTGACGCCGCCCGCCTGCTGGAGGTGGGTTCCACCTTGCGCGACTTGATCGTGCGGGACCTGCCGGCGCTGCTGCAGCCGGGCGACCTGATGGTCGTCAACGACACCCGCGTCATCCCCGCCCGGCTCGACGGCCGGCGCGGCGAGGTGGCGGTGGAAATCACGCTGCACAAGCGGCTGGGCGAGCGGGAATGGGCGACCTTCTCCAAGCCGGGCAAGCGGTTGAAGCCCGGCGACACCATCGACATCGCAGACGGTTTCAGCGCCGAGGTGATCGCCAAGGACGGGATGGAGGTGCGGCTGCGCTTCTCCGCCAGTGGGGCGGAGCTGATGGAGGCGCTGCACCGCCATGGCCGGATGCCGCTGCCGCCCTACATCCGCCGCAAGGCGGATGAGGGCGACAACGCCGATTACCAGACCGTCTTCGCCGCCCGCGAAGGCGCCGTCGCCGCCCCCACCGCCGGGCTGCACTTCACGCCCGACCTGCTGGCAGCGCTCGATGCGCGCGGGGTGCGGCGGGTGCCGGTGACGCTGCATGTCGGCGCCGGCACCTTCCTGCCGGTGAAGGTCGACGATATCGCCGACCACAAGATGCACAGCGAATGGGGAGAGATCTGCCCGGAGACCGCCGCGGCGGTGAACGAGACGCGCAAGGCCGGCGGCCGGATCGTCTCGGTCGGCACCACCGCGCTGCGCATCCTGGAGACGGCGGGGCAGCCGGACGGGACGCTGGTTCCCTTCAGCGGCGACACCGACATCTTCATCACTCCCGGTTACCGCTTCCGCATCGTCGATCTCTTGTGGACCAACTTCCACCTGCCGAAATCGACCCTGTTCATGCTGGTCTGCGCCTTCGCCGGCTATGACCGCATGCGGGCGGCCTATGGGCACGCCATCGACCGCAACTATCGCTTCTTCAGCTACGGCGACGCCTCGCTGCTGCACAGGACGGACCCATCATGA
- a CDS encoding CYTH domain-containing protein, whose protein sequence is MALEIERRFLVRKDVRHLCRDGVRIVQGYLPSDGISTVRVRIADDRATLTIKSLKQGACREEVEHPLSLEFARCLMLHGCGARVIHKTRYRHCQDGLCWEIDVFHGENSGLIIAEVELEDPEQTVPLPDWIGAEITTLRAYGNSSLSRAPIQRWPSPAAA, encoded by the coding sequence ATGGCACTGGAAATCGAGCGACGATTCCTGGTCCGCAAGGACGTCCGGCATCTCTGCCGGGATGGCGTGCGAATCGTCCAGGGATATCTGCCGTCCGACGGCATCAGCACGGTCCGCGTCCGCATCGCCGACGACCGTGCGACACTCACCATCAAATCCTTGAAACAGGGAGCCTGCCGCGAGGAAGTGGAACATCCCCTGTCGCTGGAGTTCGCCCGCTGCCTGATGCTCCATGGCTGTGGGGCGCGGGTGATCCACAAGACGCGCTACCGTCATTGCCAGGATGGCCTGTGCTGGGAAATCGACGTCTTCCATGGTGAGAACAGCGGTCTGATCATCGCAGAGGTCGAACTGGAAGACCCTGAGCAGACCGTTCCGCTGCCTGACTGGATCGGGGCGGAGATCACCACGCTTCGAGCCTACGGCAACTCATCCCTGTCCCGCGCGCCCATCCAACGCTGGCCGTCGCCGGCGGCCGCCTAG
- a CDS encoding CDP-alcohol phosphatidyltransferase family protein: MKRPPVFRQQIFRPNRARRPGRPHPRLKGLSINHLLPNVLTVLALCSGLTAIRFAMQGRWEPAVIAIVIAAILDALDGRIARLLNGQSKFGEELDSLSDAISFGVAPAFMMYLWGLNGAGSLGWIASMAYAVCCALRLARFNSRLGVVDLPPWAYNYFTGVPAPAGAGLVLLPMILGFEIGPEFLGHPAVIVPWTLLIGGLMVSTLPTFSFKGARVPAQWVVPALAGVGLLAAMLVSQPWWTLSILGLAYLSMLPFSVLQFRKLQSAAELMRTEITEPGADAGAEPAAGAQPSEDVAAPGEEPRKPV; the protein is encoded by the coding sequence ATGAAACGGCCGCCCGTCTTCCGCCAGCAGATCTTCCGCCCGAACCGGGCGCGCCGCCCCGGCCGGCCGCATCCGCGGCTGAAGGGCCTGTCGATCAACCACCTGCTGCCGAACGTGCTGACGGTGCTGGCGCTCTGCTCCGGCCTGACCGCGATCCGATTCGCCATGCAGGGGCGGTGGGAGCCGGCGGTCATCGCCATCGTCATCGCCGCCATCCTGGACGCGCTCGACGGCCGGATCGCCCGCCTGCTGAACGGCCAGAGCAAGTTCGGCGAGGAGTTGGACAGCCTGTCCGACGCCATCAGCTTCGGCGTCGCGCCCGCCTTCATGATGTATCTGTGGGGGCTGAACGGCGCGGGCAGCCTGGGCTGGATCGCCTCCATGGCCTATGCCGTGTGCTGCGCGCTGCGTCTCGCGCGATTCAATTCGCGACTCGGCGTGGTCGATCTGCCGCCCTGGGCCTACAACTACTTCACCGGGGTTCCGGCTCCGGCCGGTGCCGGTCTCGTCTTGCTGCCGATGATCCTGGGGTTCGAGATCGGCCCCGAGTTCCTCGGCCATCCGGCGGTGATCGTGCCCTGGACCCTGCTGATCGGCGGGTTGATGGTCAGCACCCTGCCGACCTTCTCCTTCAAGGGTGCCCGCGTGCCGGCGCAATGGGTGGTTCCGGCGCTGGCCGGCGTCGGCCTGCTTGCGGCGATGCTGGTCAGCCAGCCCTGGTGGACTCTGTCCATCCTTGGATTGGCCTATCTGTCGATGCTGCCCTTCTCCGTCCTCCAGTTCCGCAAGCTGCAGAGTGCCGCGGAACTGATGCGAACGGAGATCACGGAACCGGGGGCGGACGCGGGGGCCGAACCCGCAGCGGGCGCGCAGCCGTCGGAGGACGTCGCAGCGCCTGGAGAAGAGCCGCGGAAGCCGGTCTGA
- a CDS encoding GNAT family N-acetyltransferase, with amino-acid sequence MRPNRWRTAIPIPPASPDYGPARPEELGAVARLARLGFGLSRDLFDRYAALFGPDSIRVLRRPQGAGTSPVACAAHWMMEQWFGGRPVPVQAVAMVAVDPTRRGAGHGKAMMRSLLMEARAAGAVLSVLCPATLPFYRGLGYGCGGVTCQWSAPPIAFAKPPSIASVLRPADPLDAAPLALLRRPLLADGNGLPDRTEALWTLALCPDGEPADLFRDDGGYIAILPPRDRRLAVADHCLPAGATLGGAMSLLAGFRAQVERVTWSGGPEDPLALIAGDGLRLDAREEWLVRPLDVVATLERRGYPAGLTESATFEIKDSLIYGNCGRYHLEVARSRGNASKIEQVVEAPASMEIGTFASLFTGHASARALWRAGLLLGEEKMINRLQRIFWCPAPWMPDRF; translated from the coding sequence ATGAGGCCGAACCGGTGGAGGACAGCCATTCCCATCCCGCCAGCATCGCCTGACTACGGCCCGGCACGCCCGGAGGAGCTGGGGGCGGTCGCCCGGCTGGCCCGACTTGGCTTCGGGCTGTCGCGCGATCTGTTCGACCGTTATGCGGCCCTGTTCGGCCCCGACAGCATCCGCGTGCTGAGACGTCCGCAAGGCGCCGGCACCAGTCCGGTGGCCTGTGCCGCGCATTGGATGATGGAGCAATGGTTCGGCGGGCGGCCGGTTCCGGTGCAGGCGGTCGCCATGGTGGCGGTCGATCCGACCCGGCGAGGCGCCGGCCATGGCAAGGCGATGATGCGGTCTCTGCTGATGGAGGCCCGTGCCGCCGGAGCCGTCCTGTCGGTCCTCTGCCCCGCCACCCTGCCCTTCTATCGCGGACTGGGGTACGGGTGCGGCGGCGTCACCTGCCAGTGGAGCGCACCGCCCATCGCCTTCGCCAAGCCGCCGTCAATCGCTTCGGTCCTCCGGCCGGCGGATCCGCTCGACGCCGCCCCGCTGGCGCTGCTCCGCCGTCCATTGCTGGCCGACGGGAACGGGTTGCCGGACCGGACGGAGGCGCTGTGGACGCTTGCCCTCTGTCCGGACGGCGAACCGGCCGACCTTTTCCGCGACGATGGCGGATACATCGCCATCCTGCCGCCACGGGATCGGCGGCTTGCGGTCGCCGACCACTGCCTGCCCGCCGGCGCAACGCTGGGCGGGGCGATGAGCTTGCTGGCGGGCTTTCGCGCCCAGGTGGAGCGGGTGACCTGGTCCGGCGGACCGGAGGACCCTCTGGCGCTCATCGCTGGCGACGGCTTGCGGCTGGACGCACGGGAAGAATGGCTGGTCCGCCCGCTGGACGTTGTGGCGACGTTGGAAAGACGCGGGTATCCGGCAGGTCTCACTGAATCGGCTACTTTTGAGATAAAAGATTCCTTAATTTACGGCAATTGCGGGCGATACCATCTCGAGGTTGCCCGATCCAGGGGAAATGCGTCCAAAATCGAGCAAGTTGTTGAAGCGCCAGCCAGTATGGAGATCGGCACCTTCGCCAGTCTGTTCACCGGACATGCAAGCGCTCGCGCATTGTGGCGAGCGGGTTTGCTTCTTGGTGAAGAAAAGATGATCAACAGGCTGCAGCGCATATTTTGGTGCCCGGCGCCCTGGATGCCCGACCGCTTCTGA
- the queG gene encoding tRNA epoxyqueuosine(34) reductase QueG: MAAAKPATVQSDPSRLREAIRDRALRIGFDAVGFAPAALGPEARERLARFVAEGRHGDMGWMAERSDQRSHPQSLWDEARTVIALGTSYAPHDDPRRLAEHPDRGIVSVYARNRDYHDLIKGRLKTLAQWLAHQTKAGVKVFVDTAPVMEKPLAAQAGLGWQGKHTNLVSRDHGSWLFLGEIYTTLELPPDPPARDRCGSCDRCQVACPTEAFPAPYQIDARRCISYLTIEHKGPIPDELKPLMGNRIYGCDDCLAACPWNKFARATAEPAFLPRAELTAPRLADLAQLDDAGFRQVFSGSPIKRIGRDRFVRNVLVAIGNSGDPALIAVAERLRQDDSDVVREAAGWAAARLAATARTPI; this comes from the coding sequence GTGGCCGCGGCTAAACCCGCCACCGTCCAATCCGACCCGTCGCGCCTGCGGGAGGCAATCCGCGACCGCGCGCTGAGGATCGGCTTCGACGCGGTCGGTTTCGCCCCCGCCGCGCTGGGGCCGGAGGCCCGCGAACGGCTCGCCCGCTTCGTCGCCGAGGGCCGGCACGGCGACATGGGATGGATGGCCGAGCGCAGCGACCAGCGCAGCCATCCGCAATCCCTATGGGACGAGGCGCGCACCGTCATCGCGCTCGGCACCAGCTACGCCCCCCACGACGACCCGCGCCGGCTGGCGGAGCATCCCGACCGCGGCATCGTCTCCGTCTATGCCCGCAACCGCGACTACCATGACCTGATCAAGGGACGGCTGAAGACCCTGGCGCAATGGCTGGCCCACCAGACAAAGGCCGGGGTGAAGGTGTTCGTCGACACCGCACCGGTGATGGAAAAGCCGCTGGCGGCGCAGGCCGGGTTGGGATGGCAGGGCAAGCACACCAATCTGGTATCGCGCGACCATGGCTCCTGGCTGTTCCTGGGTGAGATCTACACGACGCTGGAGCTGCCGCCCGACCCGCCGGCGCGCGACCGCTGCGGCTCCTGCGACCGCTGTCAGGTCGCCTGCCCGACCGAGGCCTTCCCGGCGCCCTACCAGATCGACGCCCGGCGCTGCATCAGCTACCTGACCATCGAACACAAGGGGCCGATCCCCGACGAGCTCAAGCCGCTGATGGGCAACCGCATCTATGGCTGCGACGATTGCCTCGCCGCCTGCCCTTGGAACAAGTTCGCCCGCGCGACGGCCGAGCCGGCCTTCCTGCCGCGTGCCGAACTGACGGCGCCGCGGCTGGCTGATCTGGCCCAGCTGGACGATGCCGGCTTCCGGCAGGTGTTCAGCGGCTCCCCGATCAAGCGCATCGGGCGTGACCGCTTCGTCCGCAACGTGCTGGTCGCCATCGGCAACAGTGGCGATCCGGCCCTGATTGCGGTCGCGGAAAGGCTGCGCCAGGACGACAGCGACGTGGTGCGCGAAGCGGCGGGATGGGCTGCGGCGCGGCTGGCCGCGACGGCACGCACGCCCATATGA
- a CDS encoding methyl-accepting chemotaxis protein produces MTIGTRIALGFATVLLLTVGVAFVGWNSLSTYAERVDLAAHTADLDTRLKSVRLEEARFVTERDAKAAANVPGMLDALQAEAQQTRAALAEGEGRRLLDEVRSGIDGYRAAFTNFVAQDAEAHARTASMETRARALREIAEKIGAQQSERYDLNMASKRDADAELRHAMDTAERANRVIERVLEVRRRQSELRRSPEEALAAQIVEALDELVQTTDTVAKDLVGTNDEALAARIAEDTRAYRDAVKAVRGKGAAALVDAGVAAGLDEAARGVQERAVELQQNQAIVTEALREASKFAQSEVNEAVMLRGLAMRLVQGAQAAMLGQRDFLLSGTPDATSGAKAAVAAAVKEILDIAGQAGAVLVDQDGRALIAAITDAARAFDSEFAALSAAAAKQHQASASMAQASAAVSGQVGRLVTLQREDREAGRASAGMVIAVGAAVALLLGALMAWIIDRAITHPLHAMTGAMGRLAEGDLTVEIPGGDRKDEMRHMADAMTIFKDNALEMQRMEREREEMRIQIDADRRRTMNEFANGFEQAVSGVVMSLTESAGSLGRDAQEMSSDAALTTAKSTAVATASQQATANVQTVAAAAEHLSASIAEISRQLNASSATASGAADKAVQTNSIVEGLSLAAERIGQVVGLIGEIAEQTNLLALNATIEAARAGEAGKGFAVVATEVKNLAGQTAKATEEISAQVAEMQTATSSAVEAIRTISDAVTAISGTVTDIAHEMEQQGSATREIAQNVQQAAEGTQQVMRNIAEVTTAATKTGGAADAVLNASRTLTAQADRLRGEVQGFLDKVRTA; encoded by the coding sequence ATGACGATCGGAACGCGGATCGCGCTCGGCTTCGCCACCGTGCTGCTTCTGACGGTTGGCGTGGCGTTCGTCGGCTGGAACAGCCTCAGCACCTATGCCGAGCGTGTCGATCTGGCGGCCCACACCGCCGATCTCGACACGCGGCTGAAGTCGGTGCGGCTGGAAGAGGCGCGATTCGTGACCGAACGCGACGCCAAGGCCGCAGCCAACGTTCCGGGCATGCTGGATGCCCTGCAGGCCGAAGCGCAGCAGACCCGCGCCGCGCTCGCCGAGGGAGAGGGCCGGCGCCTGCTGGACGAGGTGCGGTCCGGCATCGACGGCTATCGCGCCGCCTTCACCAATTTCGTCGCCCAGGACGCCGAGGCGCACGCCCGCACCGCCAGCATGGAGACGCGCGCGCGCGCCCTGCGCGAGATCGCGGAGAAGATCGGCGCCCAGCAGTCGGAGCGCTATGACCTGAACATGGCCAGCAAGCGCGACGCCGATGCCGAACTGCGCCATGCCATGGACACCGCCGAGCGCGCCAACCGCGTGATCGAACGGGTTCTGGAGGTCCGCCGCCGGCAGAGCGAACTGCGGCGCAGCCCCGAGGAGGCGCTGGCCGCCCAGATCGTGGAGGCGCTGGACGAACTGGTGCAGACCACCGACACCGTCGCCAAGGACCTTGTCGGGACCAACGACGAGGCGCTGGCCGCACGGATCGCCGAGGACACCCGCGCCTACCGCGACGCGGTGAAGGCCGTCCGCGGCAAGGGAGCCGCGGCGCTGGTTGATGCCGGTGTGGCCGCCGGACTGGATGAGGCCGCGCGCGGTGTGCAGGAACGGGCCGTGGAGCTTCAGCAGAACCAGGCCATCGTGACCGAAGCGTTGCGCGAAGCCTCCAAATTCGCCCAGAGCGAGGTGAACGAGGCGGTGATGCTGCGCGGTCTGGCCATGCGCCTGGTGCAAGGAGCCCAGGCTGCGATGCTGGGCCAGCGCGACTTTCTGCTGTCCGGCACGCCGGACGCCACGTCCGGCGCGAAAGCGGCGGTCGCCGCTGCGGTCAAGGAGATCCTCGACATTGCCGGACAGGCTGGGGCCGTGCTGGTCGACCAGGACGGACGCGCACTGATCGCCGCCATCACCGACGCCGCCCGCGCTTTCGATTCGGAATTCGCAGCGCTATCGGCCGCCGCCGCCAAACAGCATCAGGCGTCGGCCTCCATGGCCCAAGCGTCCGCCGCGGTCAGCGGACAGGTCGGCCGGCTGGTCACCCTCCAGCGGGAGGACCGCGAGGCTGGCCGCGCCAGCGCCGGCATGGTGATCGCCGTCGGTGCGGCGGTCGCCCTGCTGCTGGGCGCGCTCATGGCCTGGATCATCGACCGTGCGATCACCCACCCGTTGCACGCCATGACCGGTGCCATGGGCCGGCTGGCCGAAGGCGACCTGACGGTCGAAATTCCCGGCGGCGACCGCAAGGACGAGATGCGCCACATGGCCGATGCCATGACCATCTTCAAGGACAACGCCCTGGAGATGCAGCGGATGGAGCGCGAACGCGAGGAGATGCGCATCCAGATCGATGCCGACCGCCGCCGCACCATGAACGAGTTCGCCAACGGCTTCGAGCAGGCGGTGTCCGGCGTGGTGATGTCGCTGACCGAATCGGCTGGATCGCTGGGTCGCGACGCGCAGGAAATGTCGTCCGATGCGGCGCTGACAACCGCCAAATCCACCGCCGTCGCCACCGCCTCGCAACAGGCGACGGCGAATGTCCAGACCGTCGCCGCGGCCGCGGAGCATCTGTCCGCCTCCATCGCCGAGATTTCCCGCCAGTTGAACGCCAGTTCCGCCACCGCATCCGGCGCCGCCGACAAGGCGGTGCAGACCAACAGCATCGTCGAAGGCCTGTCGCTTGCCGCCGAGCGGATCGGTCAGGTGGTCGGGCTGATCGGCGAGATCGCCGAGCAGACCAACCTGCTGGCGCTCAACGCGACCATCGAGGCGGCCCGCGCCGGAGAGGCCGGCAAGGGCTTCGCCGTGGTGGCGACCGAGGTGAAGAATCTCGCTGGCCAGACCGCCAAGGCGACGGAGGAAATCTCCGCCCAGGTCGCGGAAATGCAGACCGCCACCTCCAGCGCCGTGGAGGCCATCCGGACCATCTCCGACGCGGTGACCGCCATCAGCGGCACCGTCACCGACATCGCCCATGAGATGGAACAACAGGGCAGCGCCACCCGCGAGATCGCCCAGAATGTCCAGCAGGCGGCCGAAGGCACCCAGCAGGTGATGCGCAACATCGCCGAGGTGACCACCGCCGCCACCAAGACCGGCGGCGCCGCGGACGCGGTTCTGAATGCCAGCCGCACGCTGACCGCCCAGGCCGACCGCCTGCGCGGCGAGGTGCAGGGCTTCCTCGACAAGGTACGGACGGCATAG
- a CDS encoding ABC1 kinase family protein produces MPEHDENTWGGRVARYARVGTAVGGLAARLAGERVLGIRIERERHAAELRAALGGLKGPLMKVAQILSTIPDALPKEYTQELTQLQADAPSMGWPFVKRRMASELGPNWQSRFQSFERTAAAAASLGQVHKAIGPDGRELACKLQYPDMASAVEADLRQLGLIFAIFERTDSAISTRQIQAEIGARLREELDYEREAKQARLYRSMLSDTEGVHVPDVVPELSTKRLLTMGWVHGRKILDFVAEHPEARDELAINMFRAWYVPFYNYGVIHGDPHLGNYTVRPDRSINLLDFGCIRVFKPSFVKGVIDLYNALRTENREQAVEAYRTWGFVNPSNELVDVLNIWARFVYAPIMEDRQRKIEETNGGHYGRETATKVHAELRRVGGVEIPREFVFMDRAAVGLGSVFLHLKAELNWYQMFQGLIRDFDVDALTARQSAALAAQGLPQAE; encoded by the coding sequence ATGCCGGAACACGATGAGAACACATGGGGCGGACGGGTCGCGCGGTATGCGCGGGTCGGCACCGCCGTTGGCGGGCTGGCCGCGCGGCTGGCGGGCGAGCGCGTGCTGGGAATCCGCATCGAGCGGGAACGCCATGCGGCGGAACTGCGGGCGGCGCTCGGCGGGCTGAAAGGGCCTTTGATGAAGGTGGCGCAGATCCTGTCCACCATCCCCGACGCCCTGCCGAAGGAATACACCCAGGAACTGACGCAGCTTCAGGCCGACGCGCCGTCGATGGGCTGGCCCTTCGTCAAGCGGCGGATGGCGAGCGAACTCGGCCCCAACTGGCAGTCGCGGTTCCAGAGCTTCGAGCGCACAGCCGCCGCCGCCGCGTCGCTGGGTCAGGTCCACAAGGCCATCGGACCGGACGGGCGGGAGCTTGCCTGCAAGCTGCAATATCCCGACATGGCTTCGGCGGTGGAGGCCGACCTTCGGCAGCTGGGCCTGATCTTCGCGATCTTCGAGCGTACGGACAGCGCCATCTCCACGCGCCAGATCCAGGCGGAGATCGGCGCCCGCCTGCGCGAGGAGCTGGACTACGAACGCGAAGCGAAGCAGGCCCGCCTCTACCGGTCGATGCTGTCCGACACAGAGGGCGTCCATGTGCCGGACGTGGTGCCGGAGCTGTCGACCAAACGGCTTCTGACCATGGGCTGGGTCCATGGCCGCAAGATCCTCGACTTCGTCGCCGAACATCCAGAGGCGCGCGACGAGCTGGCGATCAACATGTTCCGCGCCTGGTATGTGCCCTTCTACAATTACGGCGTCATCCATGGGGATCCGCATCTGGGCAACTACACGGTCCGGCCCGACCGCTCGATCAACCTGCTGGATTTCGGCTGCATCCGCGTCTTCAAGCCCAGCTTCGTCAAGGGCGTGATCGATCTCTACAACGCGCTGCGCACCGAAAACCGCGAGCAGGCGGTGGAGGCCTACCGCACCTGGGGCTTCGTCAACCCGTCGAACGAGCTGGTCGACGTGCTGAACATCTGGGCGCGCTTCGTCTATGCCCCGATCATGGAAGACCGCCAGCGCAAGATCGAGGAGACGAACGGCGGCCATTACGGCCGGGAGACCGCCACCAAGGTCCATGCCGAGCTGCGCCGCGTCGGCGGAGTCGAGATCCCGCGCGAGTTCGTCTTCATGGACCGCGCCGCGGTGGGCCTTGGCTCGGTCTTCCTGCATCTGAAGGCGGAACTGAACTGGTACCAGATGTTCCAGGGGCTGATCCGCGACTTCGACGTCGATGCGCTGACGGCGCGGCAGAGCGCGGCGCTGGCGGCGCAGGGGTTGCCGCAGGCGGAGTGA